The genomic window TCTGTTCCCGCAGGTGCTGGAGCGCTCCCGGGATGTGGTAGACGATGTCAGCGTGTCCTTGCGCCTCTGGGACACCTTTGGTGACCACCACAAGGACAGGCGCTTTGCCTACGGCAGGTAGGGAGAGGCAGAGCCCGGCGCtaccctgggcagggaggggggtCCCCAAACCGGACCTTGACCCCTCCCTCGTCCCCTCACAGGTCCGACGTTGTGGTTTTGTGCTTCTCCATCGCCAACCCCAACTCCCTGCACCATGTGAAGACCATGTGGTACCCGGAGATCAAACACTTCTGCCCCCGCGCCCCCGTCATCCTGGTGGGCTGCCAGCTCGACCTGCGCTACGCCGACCTGGAGGCCGTCAACCGGGCACGGCGACCCTTGGCCAGGTGGGACCCTCGTGCCCTGGACAcgtccctgcctgccctccttATCTCAAGAGGTCTCTTCATTAATTATCTCCCGTCTCTTTCAGGCCAATTAAACCTAACGAGATCCTTCCCCCGGAGAAGGGCAGGGAGGTCGCCAAGGAGCTGGGGATCCCTTATTACGAGACGAGCGTGGTGGCCCAGTTCGGCGTCAAGGACGTCTTTGACAATGCCATCCGTGCCGCCCTCATCTCCCGCCGCCACCTGCAGTTCTGGAAGTCCCACCTGCGCAACGTGCAGCGGCccctgctccaagcccccttcctgccCCCCAAGCCCCCTCCTCCCATCATCATCGTCCCAGACCCCCCTTCCAACAACGAGGAGCGTCCAGCCCACCTTCTGGAGGACCCCCTGTGCGCGGACGTCATCCTGGTGCTGCAAGAGAAGATCAAAATCTACGCACACAAGATCTAcctctccacctcctcctccaagTTTTACGACCTGTTCCTCATGGACCTGAGCGAGGAGGACCAGCAGAGCACCGCGGGGCACGGCTTCGGGGCGGCCGTCACCGCGGCCGCCGAGCGGATGCTGCACCAGGAGGAGAGGCACCACGGGCGGGATTTCCTCCTGAGGGCCGCCAGCTTCGACATCTGCGAGAGCGCCGAGGAGGCCGGACCCGGCCAACGCAAACCGTGCCTTAGAGCCTCCACCAGTGACGGGATCCTGCGGGGCAACCGCTACGAGAACGGCGAGCGCgggctgcggcggggccggaACCTCTCCTCGTGGAGCCGGGCCTTCACCAGCATCCAGGAGGAGATGGCTGAGGACCCGCTGACCTACAAGTCCAAGCTGATGGTGGTGGTGAAGATGGACGCGTCCATCCAGCCAGGTCCTTTCCGGGCCGTGCTGAAGTACCTGTACACGGGCGAGCTGGACGAGAACGAGCGGGACCTCATGCACATCGCTCACATCGCCGAGCTGCTGGAGGTGTTCGACCTGCGCATGATGGTGGCCAACATCCTCAACAACGAGGCGTTCATGAACCAGGAGATCACCAAAGCCTTCCACGTCCGGAGGACAAACCGGGTGAAGGAATGCCTGGCCAAGGGGACTTTCTCGGGTACGGCTccgggagcagcagcctggTCCTTTCTGGGGGctcacaggctgggtgggggctCGGAGCTCCTggctttgctctgtgtgtgaggGGGCGGCCGTGCCTCCCCCAGGGTTTTTGGTCACACTTTgctgtttggggatttttgtcacctttttttttctccgaGAAAGTGAGTATGAAGCCCTTCCCCAGGAtttcctgctccccagctggcCCAGCAGCTCTATTTATTTATGGAAGAGTTGCAAAGTCGACTTCCTTCACTCCCAGACGTTCACAGGGTCATCCTGATTTATGAGGAGCAAGTGCCCTTAGTAGGATTTCCCCAGCTTTCCAGCGAGCACCACGAGCCACCAGCACGAGGTGACATCCCAGGGGGACGTGAATGTCCCAGCTTCCCTCTGGCTGCATTTGTTTCATGGAGATGGATCCTAATATGGTCAGGCAGTTCCCTGTCAGGGACAGATGTGTGGGAGAAGCTGTGGAGAGCGAGGCAGGAGATCCCcagcctccttcccagctctccaaGGACTCAAGTTTAGGTGTGACATTTGCTTCCCAGGTTTTCCCCTTGGAAAACCCCTTGGAATTTCCAAGGGGAAAACCCCTTGGAATAGGCAGAGCACTGCTGAGGCTCTTCCCCGTGCTCCTCCGAGCTGGCGGGGAATGCTGGATAAAAATGAGAgatatttttgggaaaaatacagGATATGCCAGGCTCtatccccttccctctgctttccccGGGCTGAGGGGTTTTGTGGCTGAGCCCCAGGTGGCAGGGCCGgtcccagcagcacccctgtGCTTGTCCCCAGATGTCACCTTCGTGCTGGATGACGGTGCTATCAGTGCCCACAAGCCCCTGCTCATCTCCAGCTGCGACTGGATGGCCGCGATGTTCGGCGGCCCCTTCGTGGAGAGCTCCACCAACGAGGTGAGGAGggctccctgggagggtggcacaggtgggGACGGCCAGGAGGTGACAATGTGTGTGTCTGGCAGGTGGCACTTCCTCACACCAGCAAGAGCTGCATGCGGGCGGTGCTGGAGTACCTGTACACGGGGCAGTTCAGCTCCAGCCCCGACCTGGACGACATGAAGCTCATCATCCTCGCCAACCGCCTCTGCCTGCCGCACCTGGTGGCTCTCACAGGTGAGTCCAGGTGGCTGCAGCACGGCAGGGTGACTGTCACCCCATCCCAGCCACCCCCTgaccccctgtgtccccctgtgcaGAGCAGTACACGGTCACCGGCCTGATGGAGGCGGCGCAGATGATGGTGGACATCGATGGGGACGTGCTCGTGTTCCTGGAGCTGGCTCAGGTAGGACAGgagcctgtgctggcagggctgggggtgctccaggtgacacacagaggggtctgaggggctgggggtgctccaggtgacacacagaggggtctggcagggctgggggtgacacacagaggggtctggcagggctgggggtgctccaggtgacacacagagggGTCTGGCAGGACAGAAAGTGACACACAGAGGGGTTTGaggtgctgggggtgctccaggtgacacacagaggggtctggcagggctgggggtgctccaggtgacacacagagggGTCTGGCAGGACAGAAAGTGACACACAGAGGGGTctgatggggctgggggtgctccagGTGAGACACAGAGGggtctggcagggctgggggtgctccaggtgacacacagaggggtctggcagggctgggggtgctccaggtgacacacagagggGTCTGGCAGGACAGAAAGTGACACACAGAGGGGTctgatggggctgggggtgctccaggtgacacacagaggggtctggcagggctgggggtgacacacagaggggtttggcagggctgggggtgctccaggtgacacacagaggggtctggcagggctgggggtgctccaggtgacacacagaggggtctggcagggctgggggtgctccaggtgacacacagaggggtctggcagggcaggaggtgacacacagaggggtttggcagggctgggggtgctccagGTGATACACAGAGGggtctggcagggctgggggtgctccagGTGATACACAGAGGGGtctggcagctccaggagctggacaGCCAGGTCTGGCCTTGGATGTCCATGGAGAGATGAGGTGAATCCCTGGTGCTGGCCCGTTCCTGGTGGCCCTGAGCTGGTGTCCTGTCCTTTCCCAGTTCCACTGCGCCTACCAGCTCGCCGACTGGTGCCTGCACCACATCTGCACCAACTACAACAACGTCTGCCGCAAGTTCCCCCGGGACATGAAGGCCATGTCGGGAGGTGAGTGGCAGCCAGGGGGATGTGACAGGGGGGTCCCTGCAGTCCTGGCACCGCCCTCACCCCCCCCGTGTGCCCGCAGAGAACCAGGAGTACTTCGAGAAGCACCGCTGGCCGCCGGTGTGGTACCTGAAGGAGGAGGATCACTACCAGCGGGCGAAGAAGGAGCGGGAGAAGGAAGACTACCTCCACCTCAAACGGCAGCCCAAGAGGCGGTGGCTCTTCTGGAacgcctcctcctccccttcttcctctccttcatCGTCggcagccacagcctcctcttcctcctcctcctcctcctcctcggctGTGGTTTGAAAGCCCCGTCCTTGCCCTGGCTCCAGCGTCCCTGGGAGGAGacggggaggagaaggaggaggaggaagggtggGATGCCCTGCCCCAGCGCCAGGCGTGGGGCGGCACTAGCCCCGCAGCAGGCGGCGGTGGCCGCGGGGCGGTCGCTGGGGaggggctcagccctgctctccccGCGGCAGGACTGGCAGAGCCCGAGCAGCAGGAGAAACTCACGTTTACAGGAGCGCgagggctgtgctgtggtttCATTTCGGAATTTTTGTTGgaaattggttttgttttttggaacATCATCAGCATGAGGAAGGAGAAGACGAAGAAGAAGAAACACATCCTGCTTCTACTTTGATTTGGAACCAGAAGCTCTGGGATGTGGTTTGGGTGTCTGATGGCATCTCACCACCTGGAGCCACTGTGGGGGTCCTGCCACCCCCTTGGACTCACAGCAGGgtcaggcacagggcaggggaccCTGGTCCCCAAAAGcctccaggcactgcaggatTTCCCCTACAAGTGGGGTCTGTCCTAGTTCAGGGCACAGAGAGGATCGGAGTCCTCTCCTCCCTGTTCTTAACTCTTCAGTTTTGTTTAGACagaaacttaaagcaaaaaaacaaaaaaaaaaacaaaaccccaaacccaaacccactcCCTCAATCTGCCACACCAGAAACCAACCCCGAGCCCTCGGCTTGGGATTTTAGCCTGGAAGGCTCCATTGTAATAAATGGTGTTTTAAAAGCCCGGCGTGgtccctgtgtgtgtgggaggagcagctggacagGCACATCCTCGTGCCAGGCTCGGGGTGATGCCATTACCCCCTTCCAGCGCTCCTGGGACGGGCAGGGACAGCGAGGCCTGGCAGGACCCAAACCCTGGTACAACACGAGGTGGTGGCTTTTCCATCGGACTAACTCTGCCTGTCCcacctgtgtccctgcagggctgccaggcagggcaggaggcacccaaacctcctcaccctccccagctgggatggggaaagCTCCTTGGAGCCCAtccctgcagaggctgctgctggtggagcaCCCAGGGGTGCTCCCGGTGGCGTCTCCTCCCACCCCACGCTGCTCCTCTTCCCAGCTGGCCTCGTGGAGCACCTTGGAGCCTCCCATTCTGCATGCCCACCCTCAGCCGCGGATGCAGGAGCGAGGTGGCTCCTCACCCTCGGTGTTCCATCCCTTGGCAGCCCCAGTGAGCAGGTAGGAGCACgactttctctcctttttcacACAATCCGGGCGCTCGCCGCTGCTTCCGAGTCCTGTTTGCCTTCCCCGGGCCAGGACCCGAGCCCTGGCACTGAACCCTGCAtgtgcctggccctgcccaggtcTGCATGctcagggggcacagggggatgCCCACGACCCCTCCGGGCAGGAAAAACAGCTCCTGCTTTTCACCCCAGCCCCCCACGCTCTTAAAAATCCCCTCTGCggtgcaggggctggggagcagctgcaggggcgTTTTGggggggctgagcagagcccttTTCTCACTTAGCACTGCATGGATTTGCAACACAGCTACTGCAAGCAAcacacagagccctggctgggtggAGCCGGAGCCCCCCAGGTCAGCAttgccagtgccacccccagcacGAGGGACAGGGGTCACCCCCCTGCTCTGGTGAAGGGTAAATAAAGGCCAGGATGGCTGCTGAGAGCTTTCCCTGGCAGAAAGGGCCCTTGGGGGCTTGGTGGGGACCATTCCTGGTGGGATGCTGGGGTGGCTGAGtgtcgctgttgaggcaggacGGGAATAATGAGACTCCAAGATCAGAAGGCAAGAATAAACGATTTATTAACAAGTACATCGCTCTTTATAGAGCACATTGTGAGGACCAGCTTCACTGGTCCTacagtaaaaacatctcacaccactGGTGCACTATGGATAGCACACGGTGGCAGcacatatctataaacaatatgaacagcagagaggtaataaattgtttacattccttttGGActctttcccaggcttagcctggtagaaatctctccttttctctctgactgaactgagactATCCACAGCTGAGCATTAATTCCCTGGGCTGAGTCCTCAGTGCCACATGGAGCAACTGGTGTCCACTGGGACCCTGGACCTTGGTGTCCAGTGAGACCCTGGACAGGCCCTCACCAGAGTTCTGGGggcaaaacaaatcaaaccagATGAAAAAAtcaagaggattttttttttaaatagttaacCCTTCATGAACAAATGTACAAAACGGAATGTACAAAAGAAATGTACAAACGAGAAATGTACAAATGTGGAAAATAGCAAACTGGCTGGGCCAGAGCTCTGTAAAAAACACACAATCatgcataagaaaaaaaacaatatttttatattgcttttcaGTTAATACATGTAATATTTACAATTGCTAAATAAATAAGTACAAAATTTCTGCTTGCGGATGCAGTATTGGAgggtggaggagaaggagagcagcaggaagggtgCTGAGCACCTTCTCACCTCACTGGGGAAAGTCCTGGTGGACTGGGGTGGCAACTCAAGTAATCCAGTAGTTTTCCCAGTTGGTTTTGCAGCTAGGttgtccctgagctctgtgtgaGGCTCAGTGTTTGGGGAGCTGCCCAcgggctgggatgggcagggagtACCACGGTCACACTCACACTCAGTGCATTCAGCCCTCCATGCtggggcacacagggacagcagagccacCCCACGGCCACGGGGCTAACCTGGGCCCAGCAggggatttttcccttctcctcagcTCTGGGGAGACTCCACTTGCAGCTCTGGGGCCTCCAAGGTGttggagcaaatccagaggaggccacggggctgctctgagggctggaacccctctggagccaggctgggagagctgagattgtccagcctggagaagagaaggctctgggacACCTTCAAgccccttccagtacctaaaggggctccaggagaggggagagggacTCTGGATaagggcctggagtgccaggacacgggaatggttttaaaccgAATGCAGATCACATTGGATGAGCTATCAGGAAGAAGTATTTCACAATGAGGGTTGGTAAACATTGGCAGAAAGGCTGCCCAGATAAGCTGCCCCATCCTGgcaaacattcaaggtcaggttggatggggtttggcgCAGCCTGGTGgagtggaagatgtccctggtcctggcagggggctgggctgggtgacccCTGCATTGTCCCTTTCCCCAGGCACTTCCCCAGTGTTCACAGTGCAAGTCAATCATTCCTCCTGCCCCCTCCAAGTGCAGTTTTAAACTGCCTCCTAAAAACAAGCAGAACgatgtaaaacaaaacaaaacaaaaattcagtACACAAAAAGTAACCCAAGACCCCAGCTGAGCTTGCAGAACCACCAAGCATGCAGAACGAAGCTTACTCAGAGATGTTCTAAAAGCAGAAGCCATTTCATGATGCCAGGAATCCTTTGAGAATCAAGGATGATCCAGTTCAAAAGCACAGGGGTGCCAAAAGCCCTTCTCTGCACTGATCCCAAAGAAATCTGGGTAGTACCAGTGCTTCCAAGTGAGATGATCCGGGAAGCagattgaaattattttaaactcttGGTGTTGTCCCAGTGAAATCAAGAAACCAGCTCGGATTCCACGAGGAAGCAACAACCTGTAATTCCAGCAGAGAGGACCCTGAGGCTAATACTTCACATGAGGATCAGCTCCTCCTGGCTCAGCTGAGCTCGTGATGGCTTCAAAAGGAGAGCAGCCACAGGAGTGCTACAAACAGCTAAAATCGAAATGTTCTCTGAGGTATTTCACAGCTGTAGCTTGAAGGAGGGAGTTGCAGCGTGTGCCCTGCTCCCTTCAGCTCGTTTCATACTGAAAACCATTCTTGAGGAGCCTGGAGGACATGTCCTCTGCCACCCCGCCGAGGTTGAGCCGGACCAGGGTCTCCAGCAGCGTGTTCACGGAGGCCTTGGAGCCCTCCCTGTTCTGCCACTTGCGCATCATGTTGTAGAAGCCATCGTCCGACTTGGCCATGTTGATATCGTTGTCCTCCAGGTTCAGGCTGTGGCCAAATTTCATCCAGTAGTCCATGGGGATCTTCTCAGCGAAGATGTAAAAGGTGCTCCGCAGCgctggaggggggaaaaggacaGCTCAGAGCACggggcagctgggacaggaatCCCAGCCCCCAGCACGGCCCCTGGGCCCCAGCACTTACCATCACTGGGTTCCTGCCCTGGTGCTGGAACCAGACGCCTCATGGGTTTCTCATTCATGGGCTTCTCATTTGGCAGCATCTCCTGCAATGACAATGTCACTCCTGGAATGACAATGTCACTCCTGGAATGACAGTGTCCTACAGCACCCCCCAAGCCCCAGCACCAATGTGTGATTAATGGGGACTGGAGACCCGCTCCCTCTCTCCCGGGGCTGTTGGGGCAGGAGatcaccccccacccccaggaCATCCGTGTTTCCTGTCTCTGCAATGGCAGCAGGCCCCGAGAGgtccctctctctccccaagGGAGACCAGAGCTGTGTTGGCTCGCATCAGCGTTAAATCCTCCGAGGACTCTCTTGAGTGCAACAAGCAGATTTTGCCATCCTGACCCCACAAAgagacccttcaccatctccctgagcagcccagccctggaagcCTCCCAGGATGATCAGATCTTGGCCTGCCACGCCGGGGCAGAGGGTGCCACTCACGTACCTGTATCTCTGCTGGTGTGTGAGGCTGACGTCTCTCTACAGGTGTGTTGTCCTCTGAACTCACCTCCTTGCACGACAGCAGCTTCCTAAACATGGAGCTCTGTGGCAAGGGAGAAACAAGAACTGTGGGGGTCTGGGAAGGCAGGACCCTGCCATGGATCCAAGGGTGTGGATCCCAAGCTTGCAGGGGCTCTGGGCAAGCACAGCCCCCCCCTACCCTGGGGTCTCCCCTGTGGACCCTGgatgtgccagcactgccaccaggAAAGTGTTAATGGCACTGAGGAGGGGGCTGGAAGCGCCCAGGGCACTACCAGAGAGCCTCCTCTGCTTGGCCCAGCTCTACCACAACCCTCAGGGATGAGCCTcatccccctgctcctccagccttcCCAGGAACTGCTGGATGAGCCtcatctccctgctcctccagccttcCCAGGAACTGCTGGATGAGCCTCAtcccccctgctcctccagccttcCCAGCTGGATGAGCCTcatccccctgctcctccagccttcccaggagctgctggccaagtggggagcagagggaatggGGGACATCACCCCAGcccacaaacacagccacagccccctgccatgCCAGGAACTCACCACTATTTTATAGGGCCTCCTGCTCGAGGGTCTCCCATCCCCTGGAAGATGGAAAGAGCACTGTGATCCCTCTTCCCCCAAACAGGACCCTCTTCCCACCCAGCCCACACCAGATGGGTGCTCCCGGGGTCTCTCTTCCCACCCAGCCCACACCTGCTGGGTGCTCCCGGGGTCTCTCTTCCCACCCAGCCCACACCTGGTAGGTGCTCCCAGGGTCTCTCTTCCCACTCTACCCACACCAGATGGGAGCCCCTGGCCAAGGTGGGTGCTCCAGAGGCCCCCTGCACCCACCTGGGGAACTGCAGAGGCgtttccagcagcagaacacaACCAGGATCACACCAATCACTGTGATGATGCTGATGGCCTTGATGTCTAAAGCAGATAAAAcagggctgtgagcagctgctcctgcttgagcctcagcagcagctcccactcccagccctcagccctcccccagcaccccccacTCACAGGAGGGCCAGGTGTCCGTGCCAGGACCACACAGGAGGTCACTGTTAGGTGTGCAGTGTTTCAGCTCCACTTGACCCTCGGGACACCTGGGAAAGGGGACACGGGGTGGGCTCAGCAGCCgtggctcagcagcacagatccCGCAGGAGCCGCCGCGGCACCCGACCCACCTGGGCTGGCACTTCTGGCACATCTCGCAGGGGTGCTCCGGGGGGCAGAAGGTGCCGTTCTTGCAGACACACACCGTGTTCctgaggggctggcagggactcTGCTTCACCTGATCTGTGGCACAGAGAGGACACGGCTCCACCCCggctcctctgctcccaccccagcTGAGCCGCGGGCCCGGGCAGGACCAagtccctccctgctgctgagtgccagcctttcctgccccacagctgccagcactaAGGGAaaagcagtgcctggagcaaactccaccagcagcttccagtgctgctgggagcctCGTCCTCCTGCTCCATGCGGAGGTCTCGTGTCCAAGCTTTGCATGAGCGATGTGGCCTTTAACAGATACGGTTCTGGCACAGATTGCAGCCCCAACCACTctctggggacactgcaggtgACACTGTGCTCTGAGAGAGCTCAGCTAGACCCACCCTGAGCCATCAGCCCTGCTCCCCCCCAGCTCGTACCTTCCCTGCACTCCGAGCAGTCCTGGCACCACTGGAAGGCGTTTGGATATTCCATGTATTCCCCAGGTCTGCAGGGCTCACACCTGCCAGAGCCGTTCTGCTCCTTACACTCCTCTGCAATGTAGGTGCCtgaagagaaagggaaactcGGAACacacagggaaggagctggagcagcaggagaagctgagggagctgggaaggggctggagcagcaggagaggctgagggagctgggaaggggctggagcagcaggagaggctgagggagctgggaaggggctcagcctggagaaaaggaggctcaggggggaccttctggctctgcacagctcctgccaggaggggacagccgggggggtcgggctctgctccagggaacagggacaggagagggaacggcctcaggctgggccagggaaggctcagggtggacatcagcaggaatttccccatggaaagagtgccttggaactgcccagggaggtttggagtgcccatccctggaggtgtccaaagAAGGCCTGGACTCAGAGGCACCCAGTGACAAGGTGGAGATAGGGCACAGATTGGATTTGGCCCTggaggacttttccaacctgaaggattctgtgattccaccaCCAGCGAAGCTCAGAGGCAAATGAgccaagaaagggaaaatattcccaaaatgAGTGCTTAGATCCATGAGagtggagcagggcagagctcgAGCTCTGCTGCCCCTCAGGAGGAGCGAGGACACAgaagaggagcacagagaggctgcagaggtggGATCAGTGCTGAGACCATCTCACCTGCAGGGCACTTCTGGCAATAGACACCATCGCTTTTCCTGTAGTAACCATCTTCCCCTCGCCAGGTGAGATCCCTCCTCCTCAGTGCTCCTTTGGAAGCACTGGCTCCCAAAACAGACGCCTGttaaaaagatacagaaaacCTCAGGTTAAAAACCACCCCAATCCACAGGGCAAGGGGAGAACGGGCAGggggagagctgctgtgcccagtGAAGAGGAGAGGAGCTTTGGGATGGCTCAGAGCCACCTCAG from Vidua macroura isolate BioBank_ID:100142 chromosome 28, ASM2450914v1, whole genome shotgun sequence includes these protein-coding regions:
- the RHOBTB2 gene encoding rho-related BTB domain-containing protein 2 isoform X3, which encodes MESPGKGSPAGKMTAMAHSLSQLMDSDMDYERPNVETIKCVVVGDNAVGKTRLICARACNATLTQYQLLATHVPTVWAIDQYRVCQEVLERSRDVVDDVSVSLRLWDTFGDHHKDRRFAYGRSDVVVLCFSIANPNSLHHVKTMWYPEIKHFCPRAPVILVGCQLDLRYADLEAVNRARRPLARPIKPNEILPPEKGREVAKELGIPYYETSVVAQFGVKDVFDNAIRAALISRRHLQFWKSHLRNVQRPLLQAPFLPPKPPPPIIIVPDPPSNNEERPAHLLEDPLCADVILVLQEKIKIYAHKIYLSTSSSKFYDLFLMDLSEEDQQSTAGHGFGAAVTAAAERMLHQEERHHGRDFLLRAASFDICESAEEAGPGQRKPCLRASTSDGILRGNRYENGERGLRRGRNLSSWSRAFTSIQEEMAEDPLTYKSKLMVVVKMDASIQPGPFRAVLKYLYTGELDENERDLMHIAHIAELLEVFDLRMMVANILNNEAFMNQEITKAFHVRRTNRVKECLAKGTFSDVTFVLDDGAISAHKPLLISSCDWMAAMFGGPFVESSTNEVALPHTSKSCMRAVLEYLYTGQFSSSPDLDDMKLIILANRLCLPHLVALTEQYTVTGLMEAAQMMVDIDGDVLVFLELAQFHCAYQLADWCLHHICTNYNNVCRKFPRDMKAMSGENQEYFEKHRWPPVWYLKEEDHYQRAKKEREKEDYLHLKRQPKRRWLFWNASSSPSSSPSSSAATASSSSSSSSSSAVV
- the RHOBTB2 gene encoding rho-related BTB domain-containing protein 2 isoform X1; its protein translation is MRLANKLYVFLPRDPLQEAESSRLCGSAARSSRGSDSTAPPPPPGPGAGTEAAPGAASCRLKTQKGFPLPKLAAPSPSAMERQIPVLRVRSQLMDSDMDYERPNVETIKCVVVGDNAVGKTRLICARACNATLTQYQLLATHVPTVWAIDQYRVCQEVLERSRDVVDDVSVSLRLWDTFGDHHKDRRFAYGRSDVVVLCFSIANPNSLHHVKTMWYPEIKHFCPRAPVILVGCQLDLRYADLEAVNRARRPLARPIKPNEILPPEKGREVAKELGIPYYETSVVAQFGVKDVFDNAIRAALISRRHLQFWKSHLRNVQRPLLQAPFLPPKPPPPIIIVPDPPSNNEERPAHLLEDPLCADVILVLQEKIKIYAHKIYLSTSSSKFYDLFLMDLSEEDQQSTAGHGFGAAVTAAAERMLHQEERHHGRDFLLRAASFDICESAEEAGPGQRKPCLRASTSDGILRGNRYENGERGLRRGRNLSSWSRAFTSIQEEMAEDPLTYKSKLMVVVKMDASIQPGPFRAVLKYLYTGELDENERDLMHIAHIAELLEVFDLRMMVANILNNEAFMNQEITKAFHVRRTNRVKECLAKGTFSDVTFVLDDGAISAHKPLLISSCDWMAAMFGGPFVESSTNEVALPHTSKSCMRAVLEYLYTGQFSSSPDLDDMKLIILANRLCLPHLVALTEQYTVTGLMEAAQMMVDIDGDVLVFLELAQFHCAYQLADWCLHHICTNYNNVCRKFPRDMKAMSGENQEYFEKHRWPPVWYLKEEDHYQRAKKEREKEDYLHLKRQPKRRWLFWNASSSPSSSPSSSAATASSSSSSSSSSAVV
- the RHOBTB2 gene encoding rho-related BTB domain-containing protein 2 isoform X4, producing MDSDMDYERPNVETIKCVVVGDNAVGKTRLICARACNATLTQYQLLATHVPTVWAIDQYRVCQEVLERSRDVVDDVSVSLRLWDTFGDHHKDRRFAYGRSDVVVLCFSIANPNSLHHVKTMWYPEIKHFCPRAPVILVGCQLDLRYADLEAVNRARRPLARPIKPNEILPPEKGREVAKELGIPYYETSVVAQFGVKDVFDNAIRAALISRRHLQFWKSHLRNVQRPLLQAPFLPPKPPPPIIIVPDPPSNNEERPAHLLEDPLCADVILVLQEKIKIYAHKIYLSTSSSKFYDLFLMDLSEEDQQSTAGHGFGAAVTAAAERMLHQEERHHGRDFLLRAASFDICESAEEAGPGQRKPCLRASTSDGILRGNRYENGERGLRRGRNLSSWSRAFTSIQEEMAEDPLTYKSKLMVVVKMDASIQPGPFRAVLKYLYTGELDENERDLMHIAHIAELLEVFDLRMMVANILNNEAFMNQEITKAFHVRRTNRVKECLAKGTFSDVTFVLDDGAISAHKPLLISSCDWMAAMFGGPFVESSTNEVALPHTSKSCMRAVLEYLYTGQFSSSPDLDDMKLIILANRLCLPHLVALTEQYTVTGLMEAAQMMVDIDGDVLVFLELAQFHCAYQLADWCLHHICTNYNNVCRKFPRDMKAMSGENQEYFEKHRWPPVWYLKEEDHYQRAKKEREKEDYLHLKRQPKRRWLFWNASSSPSSSPSSSAATASSSSSSSSSSAVV
- the RHOBTB2 gene encoding rho-related BTB domain-containing protein 2 isoform X2 — encoded protein: MNSPHPKGWRGCGMRRQLLREVLPRDQPGVEALAPEVTRICATCLCLQLPTGLVAPRGSRSQLMDSDMDYERPNVETIKCVVVGDNAVGKTRLICARACNATLTQYQLLATHVPTVWAIDQYRVCQEVLERSRDVVDDVSVSLRLWDTFGDHHKDRRFAYGRSDVVVLCFSIANPNSLHHVKTMWYPEIKHFCPRAPVILVGCQLDLRYADLEAVNRARRPLARPIKPNEILPPEKGREVAKELGIPYYETSVVAQFGVKDVFDNAIRAALISRRHLQFWKSHLRNVQRPLLQAPFLPPKPPPPIIIVPDPPSNNEERPAHLLEDPLCADVILVLQEKIKIYAHKIYLSTSSSKFYDLFLMDLSEEDQQSTAGHGFGAAVTAAAERMLHQEERHHGRDFLLRAASFDICESAEEAGPGQRKPCLRASTSDGILRGNRYENGERGLRRGRNLSSWSRAFTSIQEEMAEDPLTYKSKLMVVVKMDASIQPGPFRAVLKYLYTGELDENERDLMHIAHIAELLEVFDLRMMVANILNNEAFMNQEITKAFHVRRTNRVKECLAKGTFSDVTFVLDDGAISAHKPLLISSCDWMAAMFGGPFVESSTNEVALPHTSKSCMRAVLEYLYTGQFSSSPDLDDMKLIILANRLCLPHLVALTEQYTVTGLMEAAQMMVDIDGDVLVFLELAQFHCAYQLADWCLHHICTNYNNVCRKFPRDMKAMSGENQEYFEKHRWPPVWYLKEEDHYQRAKKEREKEDYLHLKRQPKRRWLFWNASSSPSSSPSSSAATASSSSSSSSSSAVV
- the LOC128820171 gene encoding tumor necrosis factor receptor superfamily member 10B-like, yielding MRRPRQRCLPVLLLVTASVLGASASKGALRRRDLTWRGEDGYYRKSDGVYCQKCPAGTYIAEECKEQNGSGRCEPCRPGEYMEYPNAFQWCQDCSECREDQVKQSPCQPLRNTVCVCKNGTFCPPEHPCEMCQKCQPRCPEGQVELKHCTPNSDLLCGPGTDTWPSYIKAISIITVIGVILVVFCCWKRLCSSPGDGRPSSRRPYKIVSSMFRKLLSCKEVSSEDNTPVERRQPHTPAEIQEMLPNEKPMNEKPMRRLVPAPGQEPSDALRSTFYIFAEKIPMDYWMKFGHSLNLEDNDINMAKSDDGFYNMMRKWQNREGSKASVNTLLETLVRLNLGGVAEDMSSRLLKNGFQYETS